The nucleotide sequence CATTATCCTTTATTGAATCTATTACCTTTTTAGGATCCTGTTGGATTCTCTGAGGAGTAGTAATTTTCATGTCATAGGCTTTACCAGTATTTGAGTTGTACTGGTAATGGATAGTTATTGTTTGTCCATTAGGGAGCCTATGTTTTGCTTCCATTTTCTGAAAACCAGCCGCTGTAGGAAAACGGGGATCTTTATTCATACCTAACAATTTACTTCCTTGTGACGGATTTGATTCAACCTGTTTCCAGAAAGTTTGCTCATTCAGATCCCTTGGCGCAGCAACTTGTTGTCCTGGTTTCGCAGTAGATATCTTTTCAGCATTTTTGATAAGCTGTTGATGATAAACAGTATTATCCGATTTATCACCCAGATTCGTTGTGCCTTGACTGTTTTTCCCAATCTTTTCCAGCGCCGTTTTCTCTGTATTAACAGCCGCGCCTGTGCTTCCCTTTGTTGTTGGCGATGACTTCGGCCCTTTAGCCCCCTCCATCACAATTGGCAATGTCATCGCCATCGCAGCGGCCGTTTCCTTGCTCATGCCCATCGCCTCAAAGCGTTTTGTCCAGCCGAGTTCGCCTACCTTGCCTGTGGCCGCCTGACCTAACGTATTCACCGCCGACAGGTAATTTCTGAACTCAACCGGCAATGTGCCATCCCGGTCCATATTTTTGAGGGTACGTTCAAACACCGGCCACTGATCAACCAGATAACCATACTTCTGTGCACACTGGGTCGGGTTGCTGTTGCAGAAATCCATCATTTCCTGCTGATTGCGGATATTAGTGTCTACCATATCCTTGATCACTTGTTTGCAGCTTTCGCCTTCACAGGTGCGGGCTTGATGCGCAAAACTGTCCAGCTCATTCACGCTCAGATAGTTATTCTCAATAACAACCCATTCCATTGCGAAGTTGACCGCCAAACACCGATTTTCCCAATGCCCTCAGCCAGTTACCACCCGTTTTTTCCAATGGGCGTTCACCGCCGGACCCAAAACCCCCTGACGCGCTTTTCGCCCCCGAAGGCCGGTTTTTCCCGCCGCACTCTGGTCAGTGTAGCGCCTTCTTCGGCAACGGGCGAACGTCGCCCAACTCGCTTGGGCGGCGGGTGCCCGTTCTGCGGGCGCGGGCGGCACAGAGCCCGCAAGCGGCGCCCCTGCGACGCTCTGAGGCACTGTGGCTTCGGTTTGCGTATGACCTTGCATGACCACGCGGTTTTGTTTTGTTCAGGGAAGCCCCCGGGGGCTGCACGGGGCGGCGATGGCGAGCACGGGAATGAGCAAGGAGCCTGCGACTGCGAACCGGGCGCAGCCAGTGCAGCGGGGTTGGGGCGGGGGGAAGTCAATGAGCGGAGGCCGCAGGCCGATCTGCCTTCAGGGTTGTTGGCCGGACGTTGGCACGGCAGCTAAAGAAGAACACGGGTTTTTGCCGAGGACTGGCTCAGCCGCTGATAGCAGAAGGCGTCAGCCTTGTGCGCCACACCTGCCAATGCTGACCCGCGGGGGCGCAAGACATAATGCCAATTATACGCATTAAGCCGCTCATCAATGCTCAGGCGGTTGCCCGGGCTCACCGGCGCAGTGCGTATAATTCCCCCGCATTATGTTCAATAGGCGTTGGGCGGCCTGGACCGGCTTAACGGGGACGCTCGTGGTTGAGCCGCCTGACGACTATTTACCCCCGCGTGCGCCGATGCCGACGGGCAGTCCGGCCACGGTCTGCCCCCACACCGAACCCGCCCAACTCAACGGGGGCGTGCGGACGCTCAGCGGCTATCGGCGGTTGAGGTCGGCTCTGAACTGTCCGGCGGCGTGTCCGTGTCGGCGTTATCGTCGGCGTACAGGTCGGCCAGTAAACCCACCTCATCGGCGTCGCGGACTTTTTCGTCGGCCATTTGCTCCGCCGGATGCGTACTGGCGTGCACCGCCTGCAAGGCCCGGATAGAGACCTGCGTATACACCTGGGTGGATTCCACGCTGGCATGGCCTAACATGGCCTGTATCCAGCGCAGGTCCGCGCCGTTCTCCAGCATCTGCGTCGCCATCGCGTGCCGAAACAGGTGGCAGGCACCTTTTTTCTCGATACCCACCGCGTTGATATAAGCTGTCACCAGATTGCTGATACCGTTAGCCTGTAAGCCGTCCAGCCCATCCATTGCGACGAATAATGCCTTGACGTCTGGATTGACGATAAGTTGTGGCCGCACCTGTTGCTGATAGCGCTGTAGCCAGCTTAAGGCCCGTTCACCGAGGGGCAACACCCGGTCTTTATTCCCCTTGCCCTGCCGGATGGTCACCGTTTTGCGTTTTCCGTCAACGCTGTACACATCCAGCCGGGTTAATTCGCCCCGACGCATCCCGGTTGACCAGAGCAACTCCATCAACGCCCGGTCACGTATCCCCTGCAACGTCGTCAGGTCAGGCTGCGCCAGTATCTGTTCGGTTTCATCGATGGTCAGGATATAGCGCGGCAGGTGCTTTTCCAGTCTGGGGAGTTCAATGTCCGCCGCCGGGTTCGCCAGTATCAGATTCTGTTTGGTCAGCCATTTGAACCAGACTTTCAATGGCTCCAGTTGGGTACGTTGCGTCCGGGTGCTTAACGGTTCACCGTTGGTCTTGCGGTACTGATACAGATAACGCTGGTAACGCTCCAGTATCGGCCGGGTGATATCCGCTGCGTAGTATAAGCCGCGCTCGGTTGCCCACAGGATAAAGTGGTAAGTATGGTGCGTCTGTACTTTCAGCGTACTTTCTGACCAGCTCCGTTCCTGTCGCCACACTACAAAGCGCAGCAACAACGCATACAGGCTCTTCGGGTCATGCGCCGGCCCCACAGGCTGACGGTAGACGTCATTAACGGTCAGAAGGCTCCCCTTGCGGGGTTTACGGTTTGCCATGATTGACCTCCGGTTGAGATTGAGGGGCGGGCGCAGACAAGGGGCGCGTTTTCTTTTTTCCTTTTATCACGGTGTCTTCCGTTACCCCGACTTGCGGTACGCTGAACCCGTGTTCTGCCTGCCCGGATAGGGATTTTTTCACCCCAGACTTAGCCCGGACCTGGCCCAGACTTGAGGCAGACGGGTGTTCATTTAAGTCAGACTTGCTCTCATGACCTGTCGGGACGGCTGCCGGCGTTTTATCCCTGTCGGGTACGGGCAATGCGTCTCTGTGATTATTTTCCTTGATAACTGCGTTTTCATCTGCCCGGACTTGTGCCCCCACTGGCCCTTGTGCTGTCTGGGCTGACGCGGGTTTTTCTTCCCCAGACTCAGGCCAGACTTGCCCCGGACTTGGGGAAGACTTATGACCTTCCGGGTCAGACTTGCGTTCACTGCCGGCGGTTTCTGAGTCCGCTTCTCCGACATCCAGCAGGCCGCACAGGTGGGCTGCGCCGTTGTCTTCTCCGTCCCACAGCAGTTCATAATGCAGCAGGTGCCCCCGGCTGCCGCCATGCAACAGCAGGTATTCCATTTCCGTCAGCCGTTGACAGTGGTTTTTGAGCTGGCTGTCGCTCCAGTGGGTAAAGGCGCGGATATCCCGCCGGGTAAAGCGGACTTCATTTGGCTGGCAGTGCTGGATTTGCGCCTGTGCGTTCACCATCTCTTGTATCAGCAGTAACAGCTTGCGCGTCTGCGGCGGCATTTCATCCAGCGTGCGCCCCAGCACCTCATGCGCCAGCCGGTTAGCCAGGGCAATGTCGTCCTGGGTGACTTCGATATATTCGATGACCTGCCCGCGGTGGGTGGTTTTCTTCACTTCACGTTGATACTGGTGCAGCAGGGCAATGGCCTGTATCAGCGTCAGGTATTTCATGTGGTCGCGCCGCATCCGGGTTTTGTCTGACAGGAACGTCAGTTGATGGGCGTAAGGATTGACCACTTTCAGCGGCCTTAACAGGCGCTGGGCGTTCTGGTGTAACTGCGTCAGATAGCCTTTCTCCGAGTCAGCCAGCAACCCGGCCAGCGTCTGGCGGTGCCGCTGCATGGCGTGGATAGCCTGCGTCTGCTCACGCGATTCGTTGACCGTCAGCACCAGACAGCGGTTCAGCAGCTCTTCATCCACATCAATGGCCGTCGTCGTTAACATCAGCATCACCGGTCCCTGTACCCTGTATTCCCGCGTCACCAGTTCGCCGCTCTGCTCGTTCTTGCCGGTGCTGGCGATTTTCAGCTCGCCGTCGGACTGCAACAGTTTCAGGGCATAGGCCGCCTGCCGCACCCCTTCTTCTTCGGCTATCGCCAGTATTTTGTGTTGCAGGCTGGTTTCGCCGAGGTAATACAGGCTCTGTCCGGTCATCGCCGAGTACTGGATACGCTCCTCTTCCGGCATCAGGTTCAGCACGGCATCCATCAGGCTGCTCTTGCCTGCCGCGCTGCTGCTCTGGATTAACACGGCCAGCGGTTTATCGAGTTTGCGCGAGACTGCCGCCAGATACCCGGTCAGCAGATTGGTGGATTCGCCGACCACCCCACAGGCGGCCATGTCGTTGATAATCTGTTCTGTCAGGTTCGGCGATGTTAGCAACGCCAGCGCGGCGGCTTCGTCTTCCGCGCTGACCGTCACCGCCGTTGTCCCTGAGGCTTCGGCGTCGGCTTGCTGTTGCGCGTCCTGTTGCTGCTCCAGCATCAGCAAGACCCGCCCGGCTTCGCGTTTGATGACCGACAGCTCGCATTCCAGCTCTTGCGCCGCCGTGCTGATGTAGTTCTGACGATGCCGCGCGTGATACATGTCCAGCGTATCCACATGGAACAGGCCGGACGTTTCATCCCGCACCTGCACATTGACTTTCATCACATCAGGCACCGGCGATTTTTTCATCCCCCGTATCCGCCAGATACGTGGCCCGCTTTTCATCAGCAGTTCACCGCAGGCCGTGCGCTCACAGGGCACGGGGGCAACAGTCAGCTCTGGTGGGGCGGCTAAGGCAGCCGGTTTAGCCACATCGGCATTGTGAGGCTTTTCCGTCACACCCGGCGAGACGGGCCGCTCATGGCTGAACACCGCGCCCGGCGCGGTTCCCTGTCCCAGCCAGACCGCCTGTTGCAACGCCAGCCCCAGTGCATGTTCGGCGTTGCCGCTTTTGACGGCATAGTCATTGGCATCCATACCCGGCGGGAACTGCACCCGCCATGCCTCGATACCGGCTTCCAGTAAATCAGCCGCCACATTAGCCACGCCACGGTCTCCGGCCTCGTCCCGGTCAAAGGCAATCAGCACCCGTTTCACGCCGTGATACTGCAACGCGTCGAGATGTTCACGGTTAAACCCGTTCACCCCGAACGCGGCAATCACGTTACGGAACCCGGCACACCAGAACGTCATGGCATCGATCAACGCTTCGCACAGGATAATTTCCGCAGCGGCTTTCATCGCTGCCTCATTCCAGACCCCGGCTAGCGGTGACGGCAGATACAGATGCTTCGGGCTGTCTTTCAGCACTTTGTAATCCGGCTGGGTTCGGCGGCCATACAGTTGCAGCACCCGCCCGCGGCTGGCCACACTGGCCGATTCGGCCCAGCCGATCACCGGCACCACGACGCAGCCCCGGAAGTGGTCCTGCCGGGTGGTAGTACGCAACACGCCCAGCCCCGACAGCTTGTCGCGCAGGTGCTGGCCTTCCTGACTGCTCTTGGACGGTAATAAGCCCGCTGAACCGCCGATCCCGTGATGGCCCGCGTACCCCAGCTTAAAGTGATTGACCAGTTCAGGGTGATTCAGCCCGCGTCGTGCCAGCCAGGCTTTGGCTTCCGGTGACGCCAGTAAGTGCTGATGATAAAAATCAATCACCTGATGCAACAGCGCCTGCCCGTCATCGTCCAGGTCGGCCAGTTTCGGGCGCGGCAGGGGGGCCGCCTGTGACTCCGGCAGGGCGGCTAAAGAAGAAGCAGCCACAACTGCATTGTCCATATCCGGCAACCCGGCCAGCTCCCGCAGCCGGCGGATAGCGATTTTCAGCGTCACCCCTTCCGTTTGTATCACCCAGTCCAGCACCGACCCCGCTGCGCCACAGCCAAAGCAGTGATACAGGTTCTTAGCCGGCGATATCACCATTGAGGGCGTTTTCTCGTTATGGAACGGACAGCGCAGCACATAATCCTCACCGCGTTTTTTCATCGGACGGCCTTGCTTACGCGCCAGCCCCAGTAACGAGACGGTTTGCTTTAAGTGGACTAAATCGGTGTCGGGAACGCGGGTCATCAATGACCTCCTGTAAAAACCTGTCAAGATGCTATATTGATATTTAAAACATATCTGATAAGATATCTAAAAACAAGCTTTTTAAAAGGGGGATATATAGTGATATCAAGTTCAACAACCTGGTTTCTCGATATGCAGTTCCCTGAACGGCTTACCACATTACGCAAGGAACGCGGGCTCACTCAGCAGGCGCTGGCTGATATGGCTGGTGTGGCAGTTTTACAGATCCGGCGTTATGAGGGAGGCTCAGCACAACCTACCTTAGAGGTAATACGTCGCTTGGCTATTTCGCTCGGTGTCAGTGCGGATATGCTGGTTTTTGATGAACAGGAGCGCGGTCCTAGTGAGCGGCTGCGCTATCAATTTGAGGCAATTTCTCGTATGCCGCAGTATGAGCAGGAGGTTATTAAGGAGTTGCTGGATGCAATGATCATCAAAACTCAGATTGCCGGCACAATGGCCTGTATTTCAACAACAGCGAAGGAAGAGAGTTAACACAGCACGGCGCTGAAGTGCGGGAACACTCCAGCGCCGCTAACCATCACCAACTATCAGAGGTAGTTCATCATGGCTAAATGCGATTCTAAAGCAAAAACCATTACAACTAAAGTGCAGGCTGTAAAGCCACGGCATTACACCGTGGGCTACCGGCCTAACCGGGGCAAGCCCAATCCGTACCCGCAGCTCACCATTAAGGGGCGCTGGTTGGCTGCGTTGGGCTTTACCACAGGGAAGCCGATCACTATTACCAGCGAAGCCGGGCAGTTAATCATTCAACTGGCTGAGAATGACTGACGGCTAAAGGAAGAGTCCAGTTTTTTAGCTGGACCCTTTGGATAACAACAGGTTAAGGTTGATAATCCTCATATTCCCAGGCAAAGACACGAGATAGCTTTTGCGCTATCTCCATCCAATCTTGCCCCTCGCACTGATCGATATAGTTTGTAATGGTCTTTTTAATTTCATCCAAATTATACTCACGTACCAGAAGCGTATGACGTATCAATTCCGGCTGCCAATGATGATTACACAGCCATTCAGGTGTACAGATAAAAAGATCAAAATATTCACTCCCACTTTCCAACTCTGGCCCGATTAATAGGGATAAGGTTATATTAATAGTTCCGTCATCTTCACCGGAGTACATAACTGGATCTTTATGCATACAATCTATGCCTTTTAGTACTGCTTTCACTAATGCATCCTCTTTTAATCCAGAATATTTAAATGACCGTTTCCAGTCTTATTTATTTTTCCTTTAGAATCAATGGAATAAGTTTCAAAGTTGGCTTGCACACCAGTAGTGGCATGGGCACTATTAGGTTTCTCTGATGGCGGCCTATAACCTCTCGTACCATCCGCACTAACCCAGCCATTTCCGGTAGTCTTCTTGGCTCCATCTCCTACCCAGATTTTGCCTAATCTATCCGCTTCTGTTCGAGTTCCAGTGCCAATGCCATAATTGAGCTTACCATTATCACCTTTAACTACAGCCGCCAACCTTGGATCTTGCGAAGCAATATGACTGAGGTTTCGTTGCACCAAGTCTTCTTTTAACTTCGGATAAGTTGCCGCATTTTCCGCACCACTTGTGTTTTTCCCTGCTAACTCAGGCTGAGCATCTTTGCCGGCATTATTTTGCGATGATTTTGGTGACGACTTCGGCCCTTTGGCTCCCTCCATCACAATAGGCAGCGTCATCGCCATTGCAGCGGCAGTCTCCTGACTCATGCCCATCGCCTCAAAGCGTTTTGTCCAGCCGAGTTCGCCTACCTTGCCTGTGGCCGCCTGACCTAACGTATTCACCGCCGACAGGTAATTTCTGAACTCAACCGGCAATGTGCCATCCCGGTCCATATTTTTGAGGGTACGTTCAAACACCGGCCACTGATCAACCAGATAACCATACTTCTGTGCACACTGGGTCGGGTTGCTGTTGCAGAAATCCATCATTTCCTGCTGATTGCGGATATTAGTGTCTACCATATCCTTGATCACTTGTTTGCAGCTTTCGCCTTCACAGGTGCGGGCTTGATGCGCAAAACTGTCCAGCTCATTCACGCTCAGATAGTTATTCTCAACAACAACCCATTCCATTGCGACGTTGACCGCCAAACACCGATTTTCCCAATGCCCTCAGCCAGTTACCACCCGTTTTTTCCAATGGGCGTTCACCGCCGGCCCCAAAACCCCCTGACGCGCTTTTCGCCCCCGAAGGCCGGTTTTTCCCGCCGCGCTCTGGTCAGTGTAGCGCCTTTTTCGGCAACGGGCGAACGTCGCCCAACTCGCTTGGGCGGCGGGTGCCCGTTCTGCGGGCGCGGGCGGCACAGAGCCCGCAAGCGGCGCCCCTGCGACGCTCTGAGGCACTGTGGCTTCGGTTTGCGTATGACCTTGCATGACCACGCGGTTTTGTTTTGTTCAGGGAAGCCCCCGGGGGCTGCACCTGTCTTTCCTACACAAATATTTTAACCCGCCCCCGCGTTATTGAACTTTTCCCTCATAGATTGATCTCAATAAAAAACACGACTTGAGGTAATCTTTATGTTTTCAACCAGCGCCGAACAATGGGCAAATGACACGTTTCAACATGCGGAATTAGGTGATAAACGCCGTACCAACCGCCTGGTGAAAGTGGCCTGTTCGTTGGCTAACCATATAGGACAATCGCTCGTGCAATCTCTTGACTCTCCTGCCGATGTTGAAGCGGCCTACCGACTGACCCGAAATTCCGCCATTGCGCCTCAGGCCATCGCCGAAGCCGGATTTACCGCCACCGTCGCTCACGCTCAACGTTATCATTGCCTGTTAGCGCTGGAAGACACGACAACCCTGTCATTTTCCCATGCGTCGGTCGCCGATGAACTCGGCTATACCACCTCAAAGGAAAAATCCCGGGGCATGCAGGCACACTCGGTGTTGTTATTTGCGCCTGAAGAACAACAGGTCGTGGGGTTGATAGAGCAACAGCGCTGGTGTCGAGATGTCAGTGATTATGGCAAAAGCCGACAACGCGATACACGCCCTTATGAAGGGAAAGAGAGTTATAAGTGGGAACGGGCCTCACAAGCCGTCGACAGCCGGTTAGGGGAGCAGATGGCCAACGTGATTTCTGTCTGTGACCGTGAAGCCGATATCATCGAATATCTGCGTTATAAAACGAGCCAAAAACAACGTTTCGTCATCCGTTCGATGCAAAACCGGCGTATAGAGGAAAGTCAGGATAAACTTTATGACTTTATTAGCCGGTTACAGAGTGCTGGAGAACGATTAGTTCAGGTCAGACAGAAAGGCGGGCGTCAGGCGCGTGTCGCGCATTGTGATATCAGTTATGCCGAAGTGACGTTGAAAATCCCCGAAGGAAAAAGCGGTGAGGCGGTGCGGATATTTTATGTCGGTTGCTACGAAAAAGGTCCGGAGGATGGGCTTTGCTGGCATCTTCTGACCTCCGAACCCGTCAACAGTCAGGAAGACGCCCATAAAATATTCAGTTATTACGAGCGCCGCTGGCTGATAGAAGAATTTCACAAAGCGTGGAAAACGGGCGGCACGCAGGTAGAAGCGCTGCGTATGCAAAGCAAAGATAATCTGGAGCGCATGATAGTGCTGCTGGCCTTTATTGCGGTACGAATACACCAGCTGCGTTTTATGGGTCTGAACAAAGAAGAGGCAGAGAAAGAGAGCTGTGAGACAGTATTAAGCCCCCTGGCGTGGAAATTACTGTGGTCAAAACAAGAAAAACGCCGTGTGCCGAAAAAAGCCCCGAGTTTGCATTGGGCCTTCATCAATCTGGGAAAACTGGCCGGCTGGTACGATTCCAAACGCACGGGTCGAGTCGGATGGGAACGACTTTGGGAAGGCTGGTTTCGGCTGCAAACCCTGATAGACGGCTATTTGCTGGCTAAATCAGTTGATTTGGAGATCTGATCAAGAGACAGGGGCTGCACGGGGCGGCGATGGCGAGCACGGGAATGAGCAAGGAGCCTGCGACTGCGAACCGGGCGCAGCCAGTGCAGCGGGGTTGGGGCGGGGGGAAGTCAATGAGCGGAGGCCGCAGGCCGATCTGCCTTCAGGGTTGTTGGCCGGACGTTGGCACGGCAGCTAAAGAAGAACTCAGAGTTGCCGATGTCCGGCTCAGTCGGTTAGAGCATAAGGCGCAGCCTTGTGCGCCACACCCGCCAATGCTGACCCGCGGGGGCGCAAGACATAATGCCAATTATACGCATTAAGCCGCTCATCAATGCTCAGGCGGTTGCCCGGGCTCACCGGCGCAGTGCGTATAATTCCCCCGCATTATGTTCAATAGGCGTTGGGCGGCCTGGACCGGCTTAACGGGGACGCTCGTGGTTGAGCCGCCTGACGACTATTTACCCCCGCGTGCGCCGATGCCGACGGGCAGTCCGGCCACGGTCTGCCCCCACACCGAACCCGCCCAACTCAACGGGGGCGTGCGGACGCTCAGCGGCTATCGGCGGTTGAGGTCGGCTCTGAACTGTCCGGCGGCGTGTCCGTGTCGGCGTTATCGTCGGCGTACAGGTCGGCCAGTAAACCCACCTCATCGGCGTCGCGGACTTTTTCGTCGGCCATTTGCTCCGCCGGATGGGTGCTGGCGTGCACCGCCTGCAAGGCCCGGATAGAGACCTGCGTATACACCTGGGTTGACTCCACGCTGGCATGGCCTAACATGGCCTGTATCCAGCGCAGGTCCGCGCCGTTCTCCAGCATCTGCGTTGCCATCGCATGCCGGAACAGGTGGCAGGCACCTTTTTTCTCAATGCCGGCGGCCCGGATATAACCGCTTACGGCATTCGTGATACCGTTCGGCTGCAACCCGTCGAGACCGTCCATTGCCACGAACAGCGACTGGATGTCCGGGGTGACCAGCAGTTGCGGGCGAACCTGTTGCTGATAGAACTGGAGCCAGTTTAAGGCCCGTTCGCCGAGGGGCAATACCCGGTCTTTATTCCCCTTGCCCTGCCGGATGGTCACCGTTTTGCGTGACCCGTCAATGCTGTAGATATCGAGCCGGGCCGCTTCACTGCGTCGTATCCCCGTTGACCAGAGCAGCTCCATCAGGGCCCGGTCGCGCGCGCCCTGCAACGTATTCGGGTCAGGCAGCGACAGGATATGCTCGATTTCATCAATGCTCAGGATATACCGCGGCAGGCGTTTTTCTTCCCGCGGCAACTCAATGTCCGCTGCCGGGTTCGCCAGTATCAGGTTCTGTTTCGTCAGCCATTTGAACCACACCTGTAACGGCTGCAACTGCGTGCGCTGGGTGCGGATGCTCAGCGGCTCTCCGTTGGTCTTTCGGTACTGGTACAGGTAGCGCTGGTAACGCTCCAGTATCGGCCGCGTGATGTCCGCGGCATAGTACAGGCCCCGGTCCGTGGCCCACAGGATAAAGTGATAGGTGTGATGGGTCTGCACTTTCAGCGTGGTTTCCGACCAGTTCCGTTCCTGCCGCCAGGCCACGAAGCGCAGCAGCAGTGCATACAGGCTTTTCGGGTCATGCGCCGGCCCCACAGGCTGACGGTAGACGTCATTAACGGTCAGAAGACTCCCCTTGCGGGGTTTACGGTTTGCCATGATTAACCTCCGTTTCGGATTGGGGATGGGCGGCTGAGGCAGCGGGCGGTGGGGCCTTTTGCGTTTTATGTCTGTTAACCGTTTTCTTTCCGGCCCCGCCCGGTTCTGTTGTTAAACCTTGTGCTGTCTGTGCTGAGGCCGGATTTTGTCTGTCCGGCTGTGTACCGACCTGGGGCCGACCTGTACCCGACTGAACACCCTCTGACCCCGACCGGAACGCCTTGCCCGCAACAGCGTCATTCGTCATTTCTGTTTCTTCGGGCAGGGGGATTGAAGCCGGTTTTTTTTCTGTCTTAATAACTGCTTTTTGCTTTACCCCGGCCACTTCCGCCGACAGGTCTGATGTTGCCTGCCTTGAGGCCGGATTCTGATTTACCGACTGACTGCCGACCCTGCCCCGACCCGTGCCCGACTGAACATCCTCTGACCCCGACTGAAACACATTGCCTGCCGTTTCTGACCGGGATTCAGTCATCTCCAGTAACCCGCACAGATGCGGTTGCCCGGTATCTTCACCATCCCACAACAGCGTATATTCATAGGTCAGCCCGCGGCGATGCAGCAACAGGTATTCCATTTCCAGCAACCGCGCCAGATGTACTTTCAGTTGCGTATCACCCCAGTGCAAAGCGGTCCGAATATCCCGCCGGGTAAAATGCAGTTCATCGACCCTGACCGCCTGTTGTCCGGCGGTTTCCCGTACCCAGTCCTGTATCAGCAGCAACAGCTTGCGCGTCTGCGGCGGCATTTCATCCAGCGTGCGCCCCAGCACCTCATGCGCCAGCCGGTTGGCGAGGGCAATGTCGTCCTGGGTGACTTCGATATATTCGATGACCTGCCCGCGGTGGGTCGTTTTCTTCACTTCACGTTGATACTGGTGCAGCAGGGCAATGGCCTGTATCAGCGTCAGGTATTTCATGTGGTCGCGCCGCATCCGGGTTTTGTCTGACAGGAACGTCAGTTGATGGGCGTAAGGATTGACCACTTTCAGCGGCCTTAACAGGCTCTGGGCGTTCTGGTGTAACTGCGTCAGATAGCCTTTTTCCGAGTCAGCCAGCAACCCGGCCAGCGTCTGGCGGTGCCGCTGCATGGCGTGGATGGCCTGCGTCTGCTCGCGCGATTCGTTGACCGTCAGCACCAGACAGCGGTTCAGCAGCTCTTCATCCACATCAATGGCGGTGGTGGTCAGCATCAGCATCACCGGGCCCTGTACCTTGTATTCCCGCGTCACCAGTTCGCCGCTCTGTTCGTTCTTGCCGGTGCTGGCGATTTTCAGCTCGCCGTCGGACTGCAACAGTTTCAGGGCATAAGCCGCCTGCCGCACGCCTTCTTCTTCGGCTATCGCCAGTATCTTGTGTTGCAGGCTGGTTTCCCCCAGATAGTAGAGGCTCTGCCCGGTCATTGCCGAGTACTGGATACGCTCCTCTTCCGGCATCAGGTTCAGCACCGCCTCCATCAATGACGATTTCCCGGCAGCGGAACTGCTTTGTATCAGCACGGCCAGCGGTTTATCGAGTTTGCGCGAGACTGCCGCCAGATACCCGGTCAGCAGATTGGTGGATTCGCCGACCACGCCACAGGCGGCCATGTCGTTGATAATCTGTTCTGTCAGGTTCGGCGATGTCAGCAACGCCAGCGCGGCGGCTTCGTCTTCCGCGCTGACCGTGACCGCCGTTGTCCCTGAGGCTTCGGCGTCGGCTTGCTGTTGCGCGTCCTGTTGCTGCTCCAGCATCAGCAAGACCCGCCCGGCTTCGCGTTTGATGACCGACAGCTCGCATTCCAGCTCTTGCGCCGCCGTGCTGATGTAGTTCTGACGATGCCGCGCGTGATACATGTCCAGCGTATCCACATGGAACAGGCCGGACGTTTCATCCCGCACCTGCACATTGACTTTCATCACGTCCGGTACCGGGGATTTTTTCATCCCCCGTATCCGCCAGACCCGGGGGCCGCTTTTCATCAACAACTCACCGGACGCCGTGCGCTCACAGGGCACGGGGGCAACGGTCAGCGCCGGCGGGGCGGCTAAAGAAGAAGATTTAGCCACCCCGGCACTTTGGGGCTTTTCCGTCACACTCGGCGAGACGGGCCGCTCATGGCTGAACACCGCGCCCGGCGCTGTTCCCTGTCCCAGCCAGACC is from Photorhabdus laumondii subsp. laumondii and encodes:
- a CDS encoding IS4-like element ISPlu9 family transposase, with protein sequence MFSTSAEQWANDTFQHAELGDKRRTNRLVKVACSLANHIGQSLVQSLDSPADVEAAYRLTRNSAIAPQAIAEAGFTATVAHAQRYHCLLALEDTTTLSFSHASVADELGYTTSKEKSRGMQAHSVLLFAPEEQQVVGLIEQQRWCRDVSDYGKSRQRDTRPYEGKESYKWERASQAVDSRLGEQMANVISVCDREADIIEYLRYKTSQKQRFVIRSMQNRRIEESQDKLYDFISRLQSAGERLVQVRQKGGRQARVAHCDISYAEVTLKIPEGKSGEAVRIFYVGCYEKGPEDGLCWHLLTSEPVNSQEDAHKIFSYYERRWLIEEFHKAWKTGGTQVEALRMQSKDNLERMIVLLAFIAVRIHQLRFMGLNKEEAEKESCETVLSPLAWKLLWSKQEKRRVPKKAPSLHWAFINLGKLAGWYDSKRTGRVGWERLWEGWFRLQTLIDGYLLAKSVDLEI
- the xerC gene encoding site-specific tyrosine recombinase XerC, whose translation is MANRKPRKGSLLTVNDVYRQPVGPAHDPKSLYALLLRFVAWRQERNWSETTLKVQTHHTYHFILWATDRGLYYAADITRPILERYQRYLYQYRKTNGEPLSIRTQRTQLQPLQVWFKWLTKQNLILANPAADIELPREEKRLPRYILSIDEIEHILSLPDPNTLQGARDRALMELLWSTGIRRSEAARLDIYSIDGSRKTVTIRQGKGNKDRVLPLGERALNWLQFYQQQVRPQLLVTPDIQSLFVAMDGLDGLQPNGITNAVSGYIRAAGIEKKGACHLFRHAMATQMLENGADLRWIQAMLGHASVESTQVYTQVSIRALQAVHASTHPAEQMADEKVRDADEVGLLADLYADDNADTDTPPDSSEPTSTADSR
- a CDS encoding CHC2 zinc finger domain-containing protein, whose product is MTRVPDTDLVHLKQTVSLLGLARKQGRPMKKRGEDYVLRCPFHNEKTPSMVISPAKNLYHCFGCGAAGSVLDWVIQTEGVTLKIAIRRLRELAGLPDMDNAVVAASSLAAPPESQAAPLPRPKLADLDDDGQALLHQVIDFYHQHLLASPEAKAWLARRGLNHPELVSHFRLGYAGHHGISGSAGLLPSKDSQEGQQLRGKLSGLGVLRTTTRQDHFRGCVVVPIIGWAESTSVASRGRVLQLYGRRTQPDYKVLKDSPKHLYLSSPLAGVWNEAAMKAAAEIILCEALIDAMTFWCAGFRNVIAAFGVNGFNREHLEALQYHGVKRVLIAFDRDEAGDRGAANVAADLLEAGIEAWRVQFPPGMDANDYALKSGNAEHALGLALQQAVWLGQGTAPGAVFSHERPVSPSVTEKPQSAGVAKSSSLAAPPALTVAPVPCERTASGELLMKSGPRVWRIRGMKKSPVPDVMKVNVQVRDETSGLFHVDTLDMYHARHRQNYISTAAQELECELSVIKREAGRVLLMLEQQQDAQQQADAEASGTTAVTVSAEDEAAALALLTSPNLTEQIINDMAACGVVGESTNLLTGYLAAVSRKLDKPLAVLIQSSSAAGKSSLMEAVLNLMPEEERIQYSAMTGQSLYYLGETSLQHKILAIAEEEGVRQAAYALKLLQSDGELKIASTGKNEQSGELVTREYKVQGPVMLMLTTTAIDVDEELLNRCLVLTVNESREQTQAIHAMQRHRQTLAGLLADSEKGYLTQLHQNAQSLLRPLKVVNPYAHQLTFLSDKTRMRRDHMKYLTLIQAIALLHQYQREVKKTTHRGQVIEYIEVTQDDIALANRLAHEVLGRTLDEMPPQTRKLLLLIQDWVRETAGQQAVRVDELHFTRRDIRTALHWGDTQLKVHLARLLEMEYLLLHRRGLTYEYTLLWDGEDTGQPHLCGLLEMTESRSETAGNVFQSGSEDVQSGTGRGRVGSQSVNQNPASRQATSDLSAEVAGVKQKAVIKTEKKPASIPLPEETEMTNDAVAGKAFRSGSEGVQSGTGRPQVGTQPDRQNPASAQTAQGLTTEPGGAGKKTVNRHKTQKAPPPAASAAHPQSETEVNHGKP